The following proteins are encoded in a genomic region of Burkholderia cepacia:
- the ggt gene encoding gamma-glutamyltransferase — protein sequence MTTLNRFKSSAAVLATVAGIGFLPNAPAYAKGPQPAVLTSSAVAVADKYSADAAERIFKEGGNAIDAAVAIAFTLAVTYPEAGNIGGGGFMTIYKDGKPYFIDYRERAPLAATKDMYLDKDGNVIKDMSLYGPRAAGVPGTVAGMWEAQKRFGKLKWKQVLAPAIHYARDGFVVDEQLAQRGVDASKEFGGKTNFDKYFSGLKAGANFKQPDLADVLTRIANDGAEGFYKGKTAELIAASMKTGDGNGLITTEDLAQYRAVWRQPVQAKWNGYDVITAPPPSSGGIGLVQLLKMKADLKPDFDGVKLNSPQYIHLVAEIEKRVFADRAQYLGDPDFYKVPIAQLTDDAYIAKRAAEVSPTQIADTKSVQPGLGTTMPEKAETTHFSVVDKWGNAVSNTYTINGYFGSGVIADGTGIVLNDEMDDFSAKPGVANMFGVVGSDANAIEPKKRPLSSMSPTIMTKDGKVSLVIGTPGGSRIFTSIFQVINNIYDFKMPLKEAVGAMRFHHQLLPPNTIFWEPYHPIEGELAKQIEARGYTLKGQDFSGDIQVIKIDGNTPEAMADPRGRGVTRIIR from the coding sequence ATGACTACGCTGAATCGCTTCAAATCATCCGCTGCCGTGCTCGCGACGGTGGCCGGCATCGGGTTTCTGCCGAACGCGCCCGCGTATGCGAAAGGGCCGCAGCCGGCGGTCCTGACGAGCTCGGCGGTGGCGGTGGCCGACAAGTACAGCGCGGATGCCGCGGAGCGGATCTTCAAGGAGGGCGGCAACGCGATCGACGCGGCCGTCGCGATCGCGTTCACGCTCGCCGTCACCTATCCGGAGGCCGGCAACATCGGCGGTGGCGGCTTCATGACGATCTACAAGGATGGCAAGCCGTACTTCATCGACTATCGCGAGCGCGCGCCGCTCGCCGCGACGAAGGACATGTACCTCGACAAGGACGGCAACGTCATCAAGGACATGAGCCTGTACGGCCCGCGCGCGGCCGGCGTGCCGGGCACGGTCGCCGGCATGTGGGAAGCGCAGAAGCGCTTCGGCAAGCTGAAGTGGAAGCAGGTGCTCGCGCCGGCGATCCACTATGCGCGCGACGGCTTCGTCGTCGACGAACAGCTCGCGCAGCGCGGCGTCGACGCGTCGAAGGAGTTCGGCGGCAAGACCAACTTCGACAAGTACTTCTCCGGGCTGAAGGCCGGCGCGAACTTCAAGCAGCCGGATCTCGCCGACGTGCTCACGCGAATCGCGAACGACGGCGCGGAAGGGTTCTACAAGGGCAAGACGGCCGAGCTGATCGCCGCATCGATGAAGACGGGCGACGGCAACGGACTGATCACCACCGAGGATCTCGCGCAGTACCGCGCGGTGTGGCGCCAGCCGGTGCAGGCGAAGTGGAACGGCTATGACGTGATCACTGCGCCGCCTCCGAGCTCGGGCGGCATCGGCCTCGTGCAACTGTTGAAGATGAAGGCCGACCTCAAGCCGGACTTCGACGGCGTGAAGCTCAACTCGCCGCAATATATCCACCTCGTCGCCGAAATCGAGAAGCGCGTGTTCGCCGATCGCGCGCAGTATCTCGGCGATCCCGACTTCTACAAGGTGCCGATCGCGCAGCTGACCGACGATGCATACATCGCGAAGCGCGCGGCCGAAGTGAGCCCGACCCAGATTGCCGACACGAAGAGCGTGCAGCCGGGCCTCGGCACGACGATGCCGGAGAAGGCCGAAACGACGCATTTCTCGGTGGTCGACAAGTGGGGCAACGCGGTGTCGAACACGTACACGATCAACGGCTATTTCGGCTCGGGCGTGATCGCCGACGGCACGGGCATCGTGCTGAACGACGAGATGGACGACTTCTCCGCGAAGCCGGGCGTCGCGAACATGTTCGGTGTGGTCGGCAGCGACGCGAACGCGATCGAACCGAAGAAACGCCCGCTGTCGTCGATGTCGCCGACGATCATGACCAAGGACGGCAAGGTGTCGCTCGTGATCGGCACACCGGGCGGCTCGCGCATCTTCACGTCGATCTTCCAGGTGATCAACAACATCTACGACTTCAAGATGCCGTTGAAGGAAGCCGTCGGCGCGATGCGCTTCCATCACCAGCTGCTGCCGCCGAACACGATCTTCTGGGAGCCGTACCACCCGATCGAAGGCGAACTCGCGAAGCAGATCGAGGCGCGCGGCTACACGCTGAAGGGGCAGGATTTCAGCGGCGACATCCAGGTCATCAAGATCGACGGCAACACGCCGGAAGCGATGGCCGATCCGCGCGGGCGCGGCGTGACGCGGATCATCCGCTGA